From the genome of Sulfitobacter sp. DSM 110093, one region includes:
- the moaD gene encoding molybdopterin converting factor subunit 1 has product MDVLYFAWVRERIGLPRERVESTAATVAELVEELRSREERYEVAFSDLSALRVAVDQELTDFDAPLNGAREVAFFPPMTGG; this is encoded by the coding sequence ATGGATGTCCTCTATTTTGCATGGGTTCGCGAACGCATCGGTCTGCCCCGTGAACGGGTGGAGAGCACGGCAGCGACCGTGGCGGAACTGGTCGAAGAACTGCGAAGCCGTGAAGAACGCTATGAAGTGGCGTTCTCAGACCTCTCCGCGCTGCGCGTGGCCGTGGATCAGGAATTGACCGATTTCGACGCCCCGCTGAATGGCGCGCGCGAAGTGGCCTTTTTCCCCCCGATGACCGGGGGCTGA
- a CDS encoding molybdenum cofactor biosynthesis protein MoaE encodes MRVLVQEEPFDLAEETARFAKGEGRSGAIVTFTGVVRDNDAGTLSAMEIEHYPGMTEKALHEIAQQAVARFELQDALVIHRYGRLVPGDQIMMVASAARHRRSAFEAAEFLMDYLKSRAPFWKREITTEGEAWVAAKDDDEAALERW; translated from the coding sequence ATGCGCGTATTGGTGCAGGAAGAACCCTTTGATCTGGCCGAGGAAACCGCGCGTTTCGCCAAAGGCGAGGGGCGCAGCGGGGCGATTGTGACCTTTACGGGCGTGGTGCGCGACAATGATGCAGGCACGCTGAGCGCGATGGAGATCGAACATTACCCCGGCATGACTGAAAAAGCGCTGCACGAGATTGCGCAGCAGGCGGTCGCACGGTTCGAGTTGCAAGACGCATTGGTGATCCACCGCTATGGGCGGCTGGTTCCGGGTGATCAGATCATGATGGTTGCCAGCGCCGCGCGGCATCGCCGCAGCGCATTTGAGGCGGCTGAATTTTTGATGGATTACCTTAAATCACGCGCGCCATTCTGGAAGCGCGAGATCACCACAGAGGGTGAGGCTTGGGTGGCGGCCAAGGACGACGATGAGGCCGCGTTAGAGCGTTGGTAA
- a CDS encoding VOC family protein codes for MAKLAHSMIRVFDESASVKFYEDVFGLKVADRLDFDSFTLIYLRDATGDFEFELTVNKDRETPYDLGDGYGHIAFVVDDLEAARKTALQFGAHPREIVDFRPAGDTVAKFFFVADPDGYQIEVIEKGGRFA; via the coding sequence ATGGCAAAACTCGCCCATTCCATGATCCGCGTCTTTGATGAGTCGGCATCGGTAAAGTTTTACGAAGATGTCTTTGGCCTGAAGGTCGCCGACCGGCTGGATTTTGACAGCTTTACCCTGATCTACCTGCGCGACGCGACAGGTGATTTTGAGTTTGAATTGACCGTCAACAAAGACCGCGAAACACCATATGACTTAGGCGACGGCTATGGTCATATCGCCTTTGTCGTGGATGACCTAGAAGCCGCACGTAAAACCGCGCTGCAATTCGGCGCCCACCCGCGTGAGATTGTCGATTTCCGCCCTGCCGGGGACACTGTTGCAAAGTTCTTTTTCGTGGCAGACCCCGATGGTTATCAGATCGAAGTCATCGAAAAAGGCGGGCGCTTCGCCTAA
- a CDS encoding OmpA family protein encodes MRLSAIFMIALTFAAAAVVSLVAASFSVQLIEDTSEIGVRDALDDQGMTWAEVQADGLQVTLAGIAPTEAVRFRALSTAGTVVDAARVIDEMEVEAQSGIAPPRFSAEVLRNDAGISIIGLIPTSTDRDEVIEAFGDMAGDATVTDLLESANYPAPDGWEDALNFAVRAMADLPRAKASVNAGRVTITAIADSPEAKARMERKLQRAAPSSLRLRLDIAAPRPVITPFTLRFEIDADGARFDACSADTETTAARILKAGTAVGASESANCTVGLGVPSPNWGRAVALAIDALNRMGQGSISFADADITLLAAPGTDSDSFDRVVGELENALPDVFALTAKLPKVEDPDAGPPEFTATLSPEGQVQLRGRLSTEGLRDLADSYAKSHFGSANVYTAARLDENLPAGWATRVLTGLEAMASLVNGSVTVTPDRLEVTGNTGSKEANTTVASLLADKLGESADYSIDITYQEKLDPIAGLPTPGECEAEIGEILKIGKITFEPGNATIDASALGTMDDIAEILKRCGDIPLEIQGYTDSQGRESMNQSLSQSRAESVLNELRARRVLTSSFVAKGYGEENPIADNQTEEGREANRRIEFSLIQPEAETPEDETALESADETGDTTAEEIGESDETEEGSGDEQN; translated from the coding sequence ATGCGCCTGTCCGCCATTTTCATGATCGCCCTGACCTTTGCAGCCGCAGCGGTGGTCTCTTTGGTGGCGGCAAGCTTTTCGGTACAACTGATCGAAGATACTTCCGAAATCGGTGTGCGCGACGCGCTGGATGATCAGGGCATGACCTGGGCCGAGGTGCAGGCTGATGGCTTGCAAGTCACCCTTGCCGGGATTGCACCGACCGAAGCTGTCCGTTTTCGTGCCCTGTCAACCGCAGGCACCGTGGTCGACGCCGCCCGTGTGATCGACGAGATGGAGGTTGAGGCCCAGTCCGGCATCGCGCCGCCGCGTTTCTCGGCCGAAGTGCTGCGCAATGATGCGGGCATTTCCATCATCGGGCTGATCCCCACCAGTACAGACCGCGATGAGGTAATCGAAGCCTTTGGTGATATGGCGGGCGACGCGACGGTCACCGATCTTTTGGAGTCCGCTAATTACCCTGCCCCTGATGGCTGGGAAGACGCGTTGAACTTTGCTGTGCGCGCCATGGCAGACCTTCCCCGCGCCAAGGCCTCTGTCAACGCAGGGCGTGTGACCATCACCGCCATTGCCGACAGCCCCGAAGCGAAAGCGCGGATGGAGCGCAAACTGCAACGCGCCGCCCCATCCAGCCTGCGCCTAAGGCTCGACATCGCCGCACCGCGCCCGGTCATCACCCCCTTTACCCTGCGGTTTGAGATTGACGCCGACGGCGCGCGTTTCGATGCCTGCTCTGCCGATACTGAGACCACCGCCGCCCGCATCCTAAAAGCGGGCACCGCTGTGGGCGCGTCTGAAAGCGCCAATTGTACCGTGGGTCTTGGCGTGCCAAGCCCGAACTGGGGCCGCGCCGTGGCGCTGGCGATCGACGCGCTGAACCGGATGGGCCAAGGATCGATCTCTTTCGCCGACGCCGACATTACCCTCCTTGCTGCGCCCGGCACTGATTCCGATAGCTTTGACCGTGTTGTGGGTGAGCTTGAGAACGCGCTCCCGGATGTTTTTGCGCTGACCGCGAAACTGCCCAAAGTCGAAGACCCCGACGCGGGCCCACCCGAATTCACCGCGACACTCTCCCCCGAGGGGCAGGTCCAGTTGCGCGGGCGGCTCAGCACCGAAGGGCTGCGCGATCTGGCTGACAGCTACGCAAAATCACACTTCGGCTCTGCCAATGTCTATACCGCCGCCCGTCTGGACGAGAACCTACCTGCGGGCTGGGCCACGCGTGTTCTAACCGGGCTAGAGGCAATGGCATCGCTGGTCAATGGCTCTGTCACCGTAACGCCCGACCGGCTTGAGGTTACTGGCAATACCGGTAGCAAAGAGGCCAACACCACCGTCGCCTCCTTGCTTGCGGACAAGCTGGGCGAAAGTGCCGATTACAGCATCGATATCACCTATCAAGAAAAGCTCGACCCAATCGCGGGCCTACCCACGCCTGGGGAATGCGAGGCCGAAATCGGAGAGATCCTGAAAATTGGTAAGATTACCTTTGAGCCGGGCAACGCCACGATTGATGCATCGGCCCTTGGCACGATGGATGATATCGCCGAAATTCTGAAACGCTGCGGGGACATTCCGCTGGAAATCCAAGGCTACACCGACAGCCAAGGCCGCGAATCGATGAACCAGTCACTCTCGCAAAGCCGCGCGGAATCCGTATTGAACGAGTTGCGCGCCCGCCGGGTGCTGACCTCTTCCTTCGTGGCAAAGGGCTATGGCGAGGAAAACCCCATTGCCGACAACCAGACCGAAGAAGGCCGCGAAGCCAACCGCCGCATCGAATTCAGCCTGATTCAGCCCGAGGCGGAAACTCCCGAAGACGAAACAGCGCTGGAATCTGCCGATGAAACGGGCGATACCACCGCAGAAGAGATCGGAGAATCCGACGAAACCGAAGAAGGCAGCGGTGATGAGCAGAACTGA
- the ubiA gene encoding 4-hydroxybenzoate octaprenyltransferase — MHNQPPSPDAPQDGSVADAVTDNWVDRHAPAGLRPYLRLSRADRPIGTWLLLLPCWWGLSLAILFDQSPRWEDFWIFAGCGIGAFLMRGAGCTWNDITDRNIDGKVARTRSRPIPSGAVSVKQALAWMVGQMLLALLILLSFNQAAIAMGVLALLPVAVYPFAKRFTWWPQVFLGLAFNWGAMLAWTAHAGTLHAPAIVLYCAGIAWTLFYDTIYAHQDAEDDALIGVKSTARLFGENSGKWLRRFLMATVGLMGIAVIYAGLPQASVLALAIALGGPWAMGWHMAWQLRGLDTKDNAKLLQLFRANRDTGMIPLLFFVASLLA; from the coding sequence ATGCACAACCAGCCGCCTTCGCCAGATGCTCCGCAAGATGGTTCGGTTGCCGATGCTGTGACCGACAATTGGGTCGACCGCCACGCCCCTGCCGGGCTGCGCCCCTATCTGCGGCTGAGCCGCGCGGATCGACCCATTGGCACATGGCTGTTGCTGCTGCCCTGCTGGTGGGGGCTGAGCCTTGCGATCCTGTTCGACCAATCGCCGCGGTGGGAAGATTTTTGGATTTTCGCAGGCTGCGGCATCGGCGCCTTTCTGATGCGAGGGGCGGGCTGCACGTGGAACGACATCACCGACCGCAACATCGACGGCAAGGTCGCCCGCACCCGCTCACGGCCCATCCCCTCGGGCGCGGTATCGGTGAAACAGGCGCTGGCCTGGATGGTGGGGCAAATGCTGCTGGCACTGCTGATCCTGCTTTCCTTCAACCAAGCGGCCATTGCCATGGGCGTGCTGGCGCTGTTGCCGGTGGCCGTCTATCCCTTTGCAAAGCGTTTCACATGGTGGCCGCAGGTCTTTCTGGGGCTCGCCTTTAACTGGGGCGCAATGCTGGCGTGGACGGCGCACGCTGGCACACTGCACGCCCCTGCGATCGTGCTCTACTGCGCCGGGATCGCATGGACGCTGTTCTATGACACGATCTATGCCCATCAGGATGCCGAAGATGACGCGCTGATCGGCGTGAAATCCACCGCACGGCTGTTTGGGGAAAACTCCGGCAAATGGCTGCGGCGTTTCCTGATGGCGACTGTCGGCCTGATGGGGATCGCCGTGATCTATGCTGGGCTGCCGCAAGCTTCGGTGCTGGCGCTGGCCATCGCGCTCGGCGGGCCTTGGGCGATGGGCTGGCATATGGCGTGGCAATTGCGTGGGCTGGATACCAAGGACAACGCCAAGCTCTTGCAGCTCTTTCGCGCCAACCGCGATACCGGCATGATCCCGCTGTTGTTTTTCGTGGCAAGTCTTCTGGCCTGA
- a CDS encoding 16S rRNA (uracil(1498)-N(3))-methyltransferase has protein sequence MNAKIRLYVDQPLGQGQTVPLAREQAHYLFGVMRLSVGAGVLLFNGRDGEWLAEVAEAGKRGGVLSCVEQSKPLQMPPDLWLLFAPIKKTRTDFIVEKAAEMGASRIVPVMTDFTNAGRVQQTRLQAHAVEAAEQCGGTYVPEVAEAAKLGRLLDQWDSTRQIMFCDEALAGENGALPAGATGPWAILIGPEGGFSDAERKRLHGFDHAHAVTLGPRILRADTAAVAAMTIWQQALGDW, from the coding sequence ATGAATGCGAAAATCAGATTGTATGTAGATCAGCCCTTGGGGCAGGGGCAAACGGTTCCTTTGGCGCGCGAGCAAGCGCATTACCTTTTTGGGGTGATGCGGCTTTCGGTCGGGGCCGGGGTGTTGCTGTTCAACGGGCGTGATGGTGAATGGCTGGCCGAGGTCGCCGAGGCGGGCAAACGCGGCGGGGTTTTAAGCTGTGTCGAGCAGAGCAAACCTTTGCAGATGCCTCCTGACCTGTGGCTGCTTTTCGCGCCGATCAAAAAAACCCGCACCGACTTCATTGTCGAAAAAGCCGCCGAGATGGGCGCGTCGCGTATCGTCCCGGTGATGACCGACTTCACCAACGCAGGTCGCGTGCAGCAGACCCGCCTTCAGGCTCATGCGGTTGAAGCGGCAGAGCAATGCGGCGGTACCTATGTGCCCGAGGTGGCCGAAGCCGCGAAGCTGGGGCGGCTGTTGGACCAATGGGACAGTACGCGCCAGATCATGTTCTGTGACGAGGCTTTGGCCGGGGAAAACGGTGCGTTGCCAGCAGGTGCAACAGGGCCATGGGCGATCCTGATCGGTCCCGAAGGGGGCTTTTCCGATGCTGAGCGCAAGCGGTTGCATGGGTTCGACCACGCCCATGCGGTGACGCTGGGGCCGCGCATTCTGCGGGCTGATACGGCGGCGGTGGCGGCGATGACCATATGGCAGCAAGCTTTGGGAGATTGGTGA
- a CDS encoding glutamate--cysteine ligase, whose amino-acid sequence MSIPQSGGGPIEHHDQMAQYLADGCKPREDWRIGTEHEKFGYCKDTLKPLPYEGDRSIRVMLEGLRDRHNWAPVEEGGKLIGLEKDGANISLEPGGQLELSGAPVETIHETCDEVNTHLREVKDVADEIGVGFIGLGAAPEWSHEQMDLMPKGRYKLMDSYMQKVGTMGTTMMRRTCTVQVNLDFASEADMVQKMRVAVAMQPIANALFANSPFLDGKPNGVKSTRGLVWRNLDDARTGMVPFVFDESFGFEAWVQYALDVPMYFVYRDGKYIDALGQSFRDFLKGELPALPGEKPTLSDWADHLTTLFPEARVKKFIEMRGADGGPWRRLCALPAFWVGLMYDQSALDGAWDLVKDWDADTREELRIAASTHGLQAEVGGLRMHDLAREAVALSEAGLKARARPGAGGLVPDETHFLNALRDSIETGRVPADDLLADYHGDWNGDLSRIYAEYSY is encoded by the coding sequence ATGTCCATTCCTCAATCCGGCGGCGGCCCGATCGAACATCACGACCAAATGGCGCAGTATCTGGCCGACGGTTGCAAGCCGCGCGAAGATTGGCGTATTGGCACCGAGCACGAGAAGTTCGGCTACTGCAAAGATACGCTCAAACCGCTCCCCTATGAGGGGGACCGCTCGATCCGGGTGATGTTGGAAGGGCTGCGCGACCGTCACAATTGGGCCCCGGTCGAAGAGGGTGGCAAGCTGATCGGCTTGGAAAAGGATGGCGCAAACATCAGTCTTGAGCCGGGCGGTCAGTTGGAACTGTCGGGCGCACCTGTTGAAACCATTCACGAGACTTGCGATGAGGTGAACACCCACCTGCGCGAAGTGAAAGACGTGGCCGATGAGATCGGCGTGGGCTTCATCGGTCTGGGGGCAGCACCCGAATGGTCGCATGAGCAAATGGATCTGATGCCCAAGGGCCGTTACAAGCTCATGGATAGCTATATGCAAAAGGTCGGCACCATGGGCACCACCATGATGCGTCGCACTTGCACCGTTCAGGTCAACCTCGATTTCGCGAGTGAAGCCGACATGGTGCAAAAGATGCGCGTCGCCGTGGCGATGCAGCCGATCGCCAACGCGCTTTTCGCCAATTCACCCTTCCTTGATGGCAAGCCCAACGGCGTGAAATCCACCCGCGGTTTGGTTTGGCGTAATTTGGATGATGCCCGCACCGGAATGGTGCCTTTCGTCTTTGACGAAAGTTTCGGGTTTGAGGCTTGGGTGCAATATGCGCTCGATGTGCCGATGTATTTTGTCTACCGCGATGGTAAATATATTGACGCGCTTGGCCAGTCCTTCCGCGATTTCCTTAAAGGTGAGCTGCCTGCGCTGCCCGGCGAAAAGCCAACGCTCAGCGATTGGGCCGACCATCTGACGACCCTTTTCCCCGAGGCGCGGGTGAAAAAGTTCATCGAGATGCGCGGTGCCGATGGTGGCCCGTGGCGGCGTCTCTGCGCGCTGCCGGCGTTTTGGGTTGGTTTGATGTATGACCAATCCGCGCTGGATGGTGCGTGGGATTTGGTAAAGGATTGGGATGCCGACACCCGCGAAGAACTGCGCATCGCGGCTTCGACCCACGGCCTTCAGGCCGAGGTTGGCGGGCTCAGAATGCATGATCTGGCACGCGAGGCGGTGGCCCTGTCAGAGGCAGGGCTGAAAGCCCGCGCGCGTCCCGGCGCAGGCGGGCTGGTACCGGATGAGACGCATTTCCTTAACGCCCTGCGCGACAGTATCGAGACAGGTCGCGTGCCTGCGGATGATCTGCTGGCGGATTATCACGGCGATTGGAACGGCGACCTAAGCCGTATCTACGCCGAATATTCCTACTAA
- the plsY gene encoding glycerol-3-phosphate 1-O-acyltransferase PlsY, protein MPPIDTSIEMILFWALAGYVIGSIAFGMLLARLMGLGNLRDIGSGNIGATNVLRTGNKKAAALTLLLDGAKGAVAVLVARVFAGEDAAQAAALGAMIGHCYPVWLGFRGGKGVATFLGLMLALAWPVGLACCAVWLMTAAVSRISSLSALAAAASSTFLLVFLGYGEMLLLGIALTLLIFWRHRDNIRRIQAGTESRIGQKG, encoded by the coding sequence ATGCCCCCTATCGATACTTCTATTGAAATGATCCTCTTTTGGGCGTTGGCGGGCTACGTCATCGGCTCTATCGCCTTTGGCATGCTACTGGCGCGGCTGATGGGGCTGGGCAACCTGCGCGATATCGGGTCGGGCAACATCGGCGCGACTAATGTTCTACGCACCGGCAACAAAAAGGCTGCGGCGCTGACGCTTTTGCTGGACGGGGCCAAGGGGGCCGTGGCAGTGCTGGTGGCCCGGGTCTTTGCGGGCGAAGATGCCGCGCAGGCGGCGGCGCTCGGCGCGATGATCGGCCATTGCTATCCGGTCTGGCTTGGCTTTCGTGGCGGCAAGGGCGTGGCGACCTTTTTGGGCCTCATGCTGGCGCTGGCATGGCCTGTCGGGCTGGCATGCTGCGCGGTCTGGTTGATGACGGCGGCAGTCTCGCGCATCTCGTCCCTGTCGGCACTGGCTGCGGCGGCAAGCTCGACCTTTTTGCTGGTGTTCCTCGGCTATGGGGAAATGCTGCTTTTGGGCATCGCCCTGACGCTGCTGATCTTTTGGCGGCACCGCGACAACATCCGCCGCATTCAGGCAGGTACGGAATCGCGGATCGGTCAGAAGGGCTGA
- the pyrC gene encoding dihydroorotase, protein MTQHFTNLRLLDPQAGTLAPASVLVRNGVIAEVLKGDTTAPEGAEVVDCGGHILAPGIVDIGVKVCEPGERHKESYRSAGLAAAAGGVTTMVTRPDTDPAIDSPETLEFVTRRANEAAPVNVVPMAALTKGREGREMTEIGFLMDAGAAAFTDCDRVVTDTKVFSRALTYARSLGALVIAHPQDPGLSKGAAVTSGKFASLRGLPAVSPMAERMGLDRDIALIEMTGARYHADQITTARALPALERAKRNGLDISAGVGIHHLTLNALDVADYRTFFKVKPPLRDEEDRIAVVEAVASGLIDIICSMHTPQDEESKRLPFEEAASGAVGLETLLPAALRLVHAEMMDLPTLWRALSLNPAKRLGLPGGRIAVGAPADMVLFNPDAPFVLDRSKLRSKSRNTPFDGMRMQGKVMATYVAGSCVYEAN, encoded by the coding sequence ATGACCCAGCATTTCACCAACCTGCGCCTTCTTGACCCTCAGGCCGGCACACTTGCGCCTGCTTCGGTTCTGGTCCGCAACGGAGTGATCGCCGAGGTTTTAAAGGGGGACACCACTGCGCCCGAAGGCGCGGAAGTGGTCGATTGTGGCGGTCATATCCTCGCCCCCGGTATTGTCGATATTGGCGTGAAAGTTTGCGAACCGGGCGAGCGGCATAAGGAAAGCTACCGCTCTGCCGGGCTGGCCGCGGCGGCGGGTGGGGTGACCACGATGGTCACGCGCCCCGACACCGATCCGGCCATCGACAGCCCCGAAACGCTCGAATTCGTCACCCGCCGCGCTAATGAGGCGGCGCCTGTGAATGTGGTCCCGATGGCCGCGCTCACCAAAGGCCGCGAGGGGCGCGAAATGACCGAGATTGGCTTCCTGATGGACGCCGGTGCCGCCGCCTTTACCGATTGCGACCGCGTGGTGACGGATACCAAGGTCTTCTCCCGCGCACTCACCTATGCACGCAGCCTCGGCGCGCTCGTCATCGCGCATCCGCAGGATCCGGGGCTGAGCAAGGGGGCTGCTGTCACCTCTGGCAAATTCGCCTCGCTACGCGGCCTGCCTGCGGTGTCGCCTATGGCCGAGCGCATGGGGCTGGACCGCGACATTGCCCTGATCGAGATGACCGGCGCGCGGTATCATGCGGATCAGATCACCACCGCCCGCGCCCTGCCCGCGCTGGAACGCGCCAAGCGCAACGGGCTCGACATTAGCGCGGGCGTGGGCATCCACCATCTCACGCTGAACGCACTGGATGTGGCCGATTATCGGACCTTCTTTAAGGTGAAACCGCCGCTACGGGACGAGGAGGATCGCATCGCCGTGGTCGAAGCCGTCGCAAGTGGGCTGATCGATATCATCTGCTCCATGCACACCCCACAGGACGAAGAAAGCAAACGCCTGCCCTTTGAGGAAGCCGCCAGCGGCGCGGTAGGATTGGAAACACTGCTGCCCGCCGCCCTGCGGCTGGTCCATGCCGAGATGATGGACCTGCCGACGCTCTGGCGTGCGCTGTCACTGAACCCGGCGAAACGGCTCGGCCTGCCCGGTGGGCGGATCGCGGTGGGTGCACCTGCGGATATGGTATTGTTCAACCCCGATGCCCCTTTTGTGTTGGACCGTTCCAAACTGCGGTCAAAATCCCGCAACACGCCCTTTGACGGGATGCGGATGCAGGGTAAGGTCATGGCAACTTATGTAGCAGGCTCCTGCGTTTACGAGGCGAATTGA
- a CDS encoding aspartate carbamoyltransferase catalytic subunit: protein MSFAHRHLLGIEQLSQSDITTLLDLADTYADRNRQPNKHSDALRGLTQINMFFENSTRTQASFEIAGKRLGADVMNMAMQASSIKKGETLIDTAMTLNAMHPDLLVVRHPQSGAVDLLAQKVNCAVLNAGDGRHEHPTQALLDALTIRRAKGRLHRLSIAICGDIAHSRVARSNILLLGKMENRIRLVGPPTLMPSQIDQFGVEVFDDMKKGLEGVDVVMMLRLQKERMDGGFIPSEREYYHRYGLDAEKLAHASPDAIVMHPGPMNRGVEIDGTLADDINRSVIQDQVEMGVAVRMAAMDLLARNHIAAQPGAA from the coding sequence ATGTCATTCGCCCATCGCCACCTGCTTGGCATCGAACAACTCTCGCAGTCCGACATCACCACGCTGCTGGATCTGGCCGACACATATGCCGATCGCAACCGCCAGCCGAACAAGCATTCGGACGCGCTGCGCGGGCTGACGCAGATCAACATGTTCTTTGAGAACTCCACCCGCACGCAGGCGAGTTTCGAGATCGCGGGCAAGCGCCTTGGCGCGGATGTGATGAACATGGCGATGCAAGCCAGCTCGATCAAAAAGGGCGAGACGCTGATCGATACGGCGATGACACTGAACGCGATGCATCCTGATCTATTGGTCGTGCGTCACCCGCAATCGGGCGCGGTGGATCTGCTGGCGCAAAAGGTGAACTGCGCCGTGCTGAACGCGGGCGACGGGCGGCACGAGCATCCCACGCAGGCGCTGCTCGACGCGCTGACCATCCGCCGCGCCAAGGGGCGGCTGCACCGCCTCAGCATCGCGATCTGTGGCGACATCGCGCATAGCCGCGTGGCGCGGTCGAACATCCTGCTGCTGGGCAAGATGGAGAACCGCATCCGCCTTGTCGGCCCGCCGACGTTGATGCCCTCCCAGATCGACCAATTCGGCGTCGAGGTCTTTGACGACATGAAAAAGGGTCTCGAAGGTGTCGACGTGGTGATGATGCTGCGGCTCCAGAAAGAGCGGATGGACGGCGGCTTCATCCCGTCTGAGCGCGAGTATTATCACCGCTATGGGCTGGACGCCGAAAAGCTCGCCCATGCCAGCCCCGATGCCATCGTCATGCACCCCGGCCCGATGAACCGCGGGGTTGAAATTGACGGCACGCTGGCCGATGACATCAACCGCTCGGTGATCCAGGATCAGGTAGAGATGGGCGTCGCCGTGCGCATGGCCGCGATGGACCTGCTGGCGCGCAACCACATCGCCGCTCAGCCCGGCGCGGCCTGA
- a CDS encoding uracil-DNA glycosylase, translating into MESFDYHQASEMLAWQVELGATEAICDAPVNRYEVPASPPKAKAPAKGPQPLRPEAKPDPVALATRAAAGAQTIEELRTALQKFEHCELHKGARNMVFSDGVPGAPVMILGEVPDREEDRAGKPFVGRTGQMLDRMLAAIDMGRDRNVYLSNILPWRTPQNRDPKPDEIAMMRPFVQRHIALAKPKVLVLFGNWSCQSLLEKRSIMRLRGTWTKAADVACLPMVHPAALLRNPAAKREAWADLLSLQAKLRDG; encoded by the coding sequence ATGGAATCATTCGATTATCATCAGGCGTCAGAGATGCTGGCGTGGCAGGTTGAGCTTGGCGCGACCGAGGCGATTTGCGACGCGCCGGTCAACCGCTATGAGGTGCCCGCAAGCCCGCCCAAGGCGAAAGCGCCCGCGAAAGGGCCGCAACCCCTGCGGCCCGAGGCCAAGCCCGATCCGGTGGCTTTGGCCACACGTGCGGCGGCGGGCGCACAAACCATAGAAGAGTTGCGCACCGCGTTGCAGAAGTTCGAGCATTGCGAGTTGCACAAAGGCGCGCGGAACATGGTGTTCTCTGACGGGGTGCCGGGCGCGCCGGTTATGATATTGGGCGAGGTGCCAGACCGCGAAGAAGACCGTGCAGGCAAACCCTTTGTCGGGCGCACGGGGCAAATGCTTGATCGGATGTTGGCGGCAATTGATATGGGGCGTGATCGCAACGTCTATCTGTCGAATATCCTGCCGTGGCGCACACCGCAGAACCGTGATCCAAAACCCGATGAAATTGCCATGATGCGCCCCTTCGTGCAGCGGCACATCGCATTGGCCAAACCAAAAGTGTTGGTGCTGTTCGGCAATTGGTCTTGCCAATCGCTATTGGAAAAACGCAGCATCATGCGGTTGCGCGGCACATGGACCAAGGCGGCAGACGTGGCCTGCCTGCCGATGGTTCACCCTGCCGCCTTGCTGCGCAATCCGGCCGCCAAACGCGAGGCTTGGGCCGATTTGCTAAGCCTTCAGGCCAAGCTGCGCGATGGTTGA
- a CDS encoding LysE family translocator, translating to MVDALTLLAFVPAALALNLTPGADMMFCLGQGLRSGPRTALAASAGISAGALVHVTLAGLGLGALVAALPWALDLIRWLGVAYLLWLAVQTLRQAGKPRDTTPGMGGWRAFNTGFIVNLTNPKVILFVLAFLPQFVVPEAGPVLAQFLTFGAVLALGGFVINGAVGVFAAGIGRRLAGGGRVLGWISSGIFVALAARLAMMERT from the coding sequence ATGGTTGATGCGCTGACCCTTCTGGCCTTTGTGCCTGCCGCCCTCGCGCTGAACCTGACACCGGGGGCGGATATGATGTTCTGCCTTGGGCAGGGGCTGCGGTCTGGACCGCGTACCGCATTGGCGGCGAGTGCGGGGATTTCAGCGGGCGCTTTGGTGCATGTGACGCTGGCGGGGCTTGGCCTTGGGGCGCTTGTGGCGGCGCTGCCTTGGGCGCTTGATCTGATCCGCTGGCTTGGCGTGGCCTATCTGTTGTGGCTTGCGGTGCAGACGTTGCGACAGGCTGGAAAGCCGCGCGACACGACGCCCGGTATGGGCGGCTGGCGGGCGTTTAACACCGGGTTCATCGTCAATTTGACCAACCCCAAGGTGATCCTTTTCGTGCTGGCCTTTCTGCCGCAATTCGTAGTGCCCGAGGCTGGGCCGGTCTTGGCGCAGTTCTTAACCTTTGGCGCGGTGCTGGCTTTGGGCGGTTTTGTCATCAACGGCGCGGTTGGGGTATTTGCCGCTGGCATCGGGCGGCGGCTGGCTGGGGGCGGGCGTGTGCTCGGCTGGATCAGCAGCGGTATTTTCGTGGCACTGGCCGCGCGTTTGGCAATGATGGAGCGGACATGA